A region from the Benincasa hispida cultivar B227 chromosome 8, ASM972705v1, whole genome shotgun sequence genome encodes:
- the LOC120083166 gene encoding peptidyl-prolyl cis-trans isomerase CYP71, whose amino-acid sequence MEEPLNGNGNVDSASAKAETEEETAIGPGPAPRSRPKRPLQFEQAYLDTIPSANMYEKSYMHRDVVTHVAVSSADFFITGSDDGHLKFWKKKPIGIEFAKHFRSHLGPIEGIAVSVDGLLCCTISSDHSVKIYDVVNYDMMVMIRLPFIPGAAEWVYKQGDVKARLAISDRNSSFVHIYDARSGSNEPIASREVHLGPVKVMKYNHVFDSVISADAKGLIEYWTPDTLQFPENDVNFKLKSDTNLFEIVKCKTTVSAIEVSPDGKQFSITSPDRRIRVFWYRTGKLRRVYDESLEVAQDLQRSDAPLYRLEAIDFGRRMAVEKEIEKTESAPQPNAVFDESSNFLIYATLLGIKVVNLHTNKVARILGKVENNDRFLRIALYQGDKSSKKVRKIPSAAANANESKEPLTDPTLLCCAFKKHRIYLFSRREPEEPEDATKGRDVFNEKPPADELLAVSDIGKSVTTSLPDNVILHTTMGDVHMRLYPEECPKTVENFTTHCRNGYYDNLIFHRVIKGFMIQTGDPLGDGTGGQSIWGREFEDEFHKSLRHDRPFTVSMANAGPNTNGSQFFITTVATPWLDNKHTVFGRVVKGMDVVQTIEKVKTDKADKPYQDVKILNVSVPKP is encoded by the exons ATGGAAGAACCCCTCAATGGGAATGGCAATGTCGATTCGGCATCAGCAAAAGCTGAGACCGAGGAGGAGACTGCCATCGGCCCCGGTCCGGCCCCTCGCTCGCGACCCAAACGCCCCCTCCAGTTTGAGCAGGCTTATCTCGATACCATTCCCTCTGCCAACAT gTATGAGAAAAGTTACATGCACCGTGATGTGGTTACTCATGTTGCTGTGTCTTCTGCAGACTTTTTTATAACTGGGAGTGATGATG GGCATTTGAAGTTTTGGAAGAAAAAGCCTATTGGTATTGAGTTTGCCAAGCACTTCAGATCTCACCTTGGCCCTATCGAAGGCATAGCT GTTAGCGTTGATGGTCTGCTTTGCTGTACAATATCAAGTGATCACTCTGTAAAGATATATGATGTTGTTAATTATGATATGATGGTCATGATACGACTTCCTTTTATTCCTGGTGCTGCTGAATGGGTCTATAAACAAGGGGATGTGAAAGCCAGGCTGGCTATCAGTGATAGGAACTCTTCTTTTGTGCACATATATGATGCACGATCTGGTTCAAATGAACCTATTGCCTCTCGAGAG GTACACTTGGGGCCAGTAAAGGTTATGAAGTACAATCATGTATTTGATTCTGTTATATCTGCTGATGCCAAGGGACTTATTGAATATTGGACTCCCGACACACTCCAGTTTCCAGAAAACGA TgtcaattttaaattgaaaagtgACACCAATCTTTTCGAAATAGTGAAATGCAAAACCACTGTTTCTGCTATAGAG GTCAGCCCAGATGGTAAACAGTTTTCAATTACATCACCTGATCGGAGAATACGTGTATTTTGGTATCGCACGGGTAAACTAAGACGAGTTTATGATGAATCTCTAGAG GTTGCCCAAGATCTGCAAAGAAGTGATGCACCATTATACCGACTAGAAGCAATTGATTTTGGGAGGAGAATGGCTGTTGAGAAGGAAATTGAGAAGACAGAAAGTGCTCCACAACCAAATGCTGTATTTGATGAGAGCTCTAATTTTCTTATCTATGCAACTCTTCTTGGAATAAAA GTAGTAAACTTGCACACAAACAAAGTTGCTCGGATCCTAGGGAAGGTGGAGAACAATGACAGGTTCTTGAGAATTGCTCTGTACCAAGGTGACAAAAGCAGTAAAAAGGTTCGAAAAATCCCCTCTGCTGCTGCAAATGCTAATGAGAGCAAGGAGCCTTTGACAGATCCCACTCTGTTATGCTGTGCTTTCAAGAAACatagaatatatttattcaG tcGAAGGGAGCCAGAGGAACCAGAAGATGCAACAAAGGGAAGAGATGTATTTAATGAAAAGCCTCCAGCTGACGAATTGTTGGCAGTATCGGATATTGGCAAGTCAGTTACAACATCTCTTCCTGATAATGTG ATATTGCATACCACGATGGGGGACGTCCATATGAGATTGTATCCCGAGGAGTGTCCCAAAACAGTGGAAAACTTTACAACGCACTGCAGGAATGGCTATTATGATAATCTTATCTTTCATCGGGTCATCAAAGGCTTCATGATACAGACTGGAGATCCTTTAGGAGATGGAACTGGTGGACAGTCTATTTGGGGaagagagtttgaagatgaatttCACAAAAG TTTACGGCATGACCGGCCTTTCACCGTTTCAATGGCTAATGCAGGCCCAAACACAAATGGGTCTCAGTTTTTTATCACAACTGTAGCCACTCCTTGGCTGGACAACAAGCATACAGTGTTTGGAAGAGTTGTTAAAGGCATGGATGTTGTGCAG ACTATTGAGAAAGTGAAAACAGACAAGGCAGACAAGCCATATCAAgatgtgaaaattttaaatgtatCTGTCCCGAAGCCTTGA